The region GACAGTCGAGATCTAAAGATTAAGGCAATTTGTGCCCTGCGATGGGATTTTGACGGTTATTTTTTGCTAATTAATTTATTCGAAAATCTGCCACCTTCAACCTTGAAGTGCAACGAGCTCTTGAGCAGCGACCTCGAACGGTGTCTTGAAGGCTAGACATTTTCGCGGCCGGATGTTTAGACGATCCTCGATCCATTGCAGTTGAGCGTCTGTTATCTTACCCAGATCCGTTCCTTTTGGCAAGTACCAGCGCACCAGGCCGTTTATCTGTTCGTTCGAACCGCGTTCCCAGGCCGCATACGGATGGCAGAAATAGCAAGTGGTGCCGAGCGCCGCGGTGATGTCTTCGTGCCGCGTATTTTCCGTGCCGTTATCCAGGGTCAAACACCGACGGGCGGCCCGCGGCAGAGGATGGAAGCGTTTAATGACCGCGCGTTTCATCTCCACGGCACCCTTGCGGGCCAGCTTCGTCAGCACGACCAGGCGGTTGCGCCGTTCGCTTAACGACTGCACCGCCACCCGACTTTTCCGAGAAATAAGCGTGTCGCCCTCCCAATGACCGAATTCGGTGCGTTCGGCCACAACCGCCGGCCGCAGCTCGATCGCCACCCGGTTCGGAATCTTCGTGCGCCGTTCCTTCCGGCCCGCCTTCTTGCTGCGCCGCCGCCGGTGCGCCCGGCGCAGGCAGGCGATAAGCTCGGCTCGTTGCGGATTTGCCGGGTCATAGACGAACTGGTAAATCGCTTCCAGACTGATGGTTAAACCCGGGTGGTCGACTGCTAACCGACCAGCAATGATCTCCGGCGACCAGTGTTCCTGGAGCTTGGCCATCACGTACGCCCGAATCCGCGCCTCCTTTAACCGCGGTCGCTGCTGGGCAATCGCACTCAACGAAAAACCCTTTAAACGCATAATCGTAATCGTTTCCCGCTCTTCCAATGACAAATGCTTATAGATTTGTTCCATAATCGCTTACTATAACCCATTATCCTTTTCTCCTCAAGCGTTGCACTTCTAAATGGAACTCGCGTCTTTTAAAATATTTTCTAAGGATTTTTTCGTAGTTATTCGTCGCCTTGTCGAGATCGCTGAAGAGCTCATTTGCTGCGTTTGATTTTATCTTACCATTTTCTTTAAGCATCATGGCCGTGGTCATGACATATACAGTCTTGATATGCAGAGAGAGCATGTGGCGCAGGTATTTGATGTTGTTCCTTTTTATTCTGGGCAACTCATACTTCATCATGTCTTTCAGATATTTCCATTCATATTTTTCCAACTCGATGTGTAGAAAGTGCTTGGTTCCTTTTTTTGTTAGCTTCATACAGTGCTTTACTTTGCTGGGCTTATATTAAGTGGAAAAGTAGGTAATCGGCACCAACATGATTTTAATCTCATATACTCGAGTATGTACATTGTGTTTTATCTGTCAATGGCGAAGTCATAACAATTAATATATCTCATGACAGGAAGTGATGTTCTGTCTGCGTGTGTTCTGATCATCCATATTTAGATCAGTGCTCAAATATACTTGACATTGGTAATAAATATTATAGAATAACGCAGAACAACAGACTAAGAGGAGAGGAGTAATCGATGTCGCAACCGGCTGAACGTGTGGAAAATGAAAAAACAGAATCTTTAAATCCAGAATGCCAACCATCAGGTGTCAATAGATTAATCGGCATTAGTCCGGCCATAACCGTGATCCGAGACACGATCGTAAAACTCTCAAAGATTGATGCCACTATACTGATCACCGGAGAAACGGGCACTGGTAAAGGACTGGTTGCCCGGTTAATACATGACACTAGCCAGCGCAGACATGGCCAGTTTGTCGCATTCAGCTGCGGCATGATTCCCATGACTCTTTTTGAAAGCGAGCTCTTTGGTCACAAAAAAGGGGCATTTACCGATGCTTGTTATGAAAGACGCGGATTATTTGCAGAAGCTGAGGGCGGCACTTTATTCCTGGATGACATTCAAAATGCGCCTTTACCCATACAGGCGAAACTCCTACAGGCAATCGAGGACAAAACAATAAGAAGACTTGGTGAATCAAGCCTGAAAAGAGTCGATGTGAGGATAGTCTGCGCAACCAATGAAGATTTAAGGATCCTGATCAAGCAAGGGTTATTTAGAGAAGACTTGTTTTACCGCATCAGTGTCATACCCATTCATATTCCCTTATTGCGTGAACGAGTAACTGACATTCCCATTCTTGCTGATTTTTTTCTGAAAGAATGCGCCATAAAGACAAAACGCAAGATTCTGGGGTTTGATAACAAGGCAAAAAAGAAGATGATGTTATATTCCTGGCCCGGCAATGTGAGGGAAATGCAGAATGTCATTGAGAGAGCGGTTGCCCTGTCCTCAGGTCCGCGGATTTCTGCTGCTGACGTTCAACTTGGTGGGTCAATTACCTCCCGAAAGAAACCTTTTAGCAAAGAAACATTAGCGTGTCTCCTGAACGCAACAAAAGGGAATGTTTCATTGACGGCAAGGGTTCTAGGCATTACACGCCGGACTTTATATCGGTATTTAAAAAATTACAGGCTAAATTATGTAAAATAGCACTGTATACAGTATACGCTTTTACCACATCAAACTAACCAATTATGTTGATTTTTCGGCATTTTAGTTGCGAATTGTATATTTTTGACAATCGAATGCATACAGTATACACTTTTTAATAATCAGAAAATACTGAACTGATGTAAGTTTGTGTGAGGTCCAACAAGAAAGGCAAGAAAGTATACACTTTTTCTTGGATTGAACATGAGAACGAAAGATTAATGCCATGAAATTTCGAGGGGTTTTGGAATGTGTATATTGGCATAAATTTTGCTAATAATCATATAGTATAATGTATTTTAACCTCTTAACAAGGACATTGATATCTGATTGTCATATTGATTATCCTTGATTATTAGGAATCTTGAAGATAAGGCTATTTTCAAGAACGACGGGTAGATTGAGATGAATATTGTTTAAGGAGAAGAAAAGATAAATGGCAAATAGGAAAGCATACATGAGGGATTACCGCCAGAACTATGGCGAGACGATGAAGGAGCAGATTCAAAAGTGGCAAAAGGAGCATCCCAAAAATATGAGTAACAATAGTAAAAAATGGAAGGAGGAACACTGGGATGGATATATTAAATACCAGAAAAAATGGCGCAAGAAAAATGAGAAAAAATACAATGAACTAATGAGCGATTTGATGAGGCGTAGGCGCTATACTGAAATATTAAAAAATATGCAGTAGGTCTTAAAAGCAGGAAACAAGTTGATAGCTAGTCATGATGCTTGATATCTTGCAGTTGTACCTTATAATTTCCAACTTTCTTTACTGTCTTTTTTCTATTCTGTCTAACTGCAAATTTTTAAAATATCAACTTGTTCAAGATATCCCTTACAATATCACTTATCTTTTGTATTGACAGGGCTCAATATGTATCTATACTTGCCTTATGGATATGAACTCGCCGCAGGTAGAGGTAAACAAGATAGTCGTGCACTACAAGAACGGCGCAGTGATCAAGGGCACGACCCATGATTTTGTTCCGGAAAAGCCGAAATTCCATTTCACGCATCAGGACAACCGGATCGAAGAGATCGATACTGAGACGGCAAAGGCGATCTTCTTCGTCAAAAACTTCGAGGGCAACAAGGACCGCCAGGAGAAAAAAGATTTTTCAGGGATTGACCCCAAGACCATCCGCGGACTGAAGATCAAGGTCACATTCCAGGATAATGAAACGATCATCGGCTCGACCATGGGTTATAACAAGCAGCGCAAAGGGTTTTTCATCCTGCCGATCGATCCGGCAAGCAATAACATCAGGGTCTATGTCGTGGCCAGCGCCCTGAAAGACGTCAAGCTGGGCAGCCAGACCGGCGCCTGAACGCCGTTTTACTGAATTATCTAGATACCTACTCTCTCATTTTACTACTAAAAACCTTTAACACGGATATTTCTATTATTGATTTAATCCCCCTTTCCCCCTTTGAAAAAGGGGGATAAGAGGGGGATTTATTTTTCTGCCGATCTATGTAGATAAATATCTCGTTCTATTTAGCTGTAATCGGCATGTATATGTCGAACGCCGAGTTCGCGCTGTCGGGCATGAACCGGTTGTCATACCATTCTATTTCCGGCGCGATCTCGTCGACGTCGTACGCGGACTTCGGCAGCCATTGACCGTACATGTAATTGTACGTGTCTCCCAGTTTATCCAAACTACCGCGGTGCGTGAATTTCGCATACTTGTGCTTCAGGATCTTGCGAAAGGTCATGCCTTCGGGCAGGTCCTTGACGTCGGAGACAATGGCTCCGGCCAGATAGAAGAACTGGCTCTCGCGGGTGCTCGGATCCGCGCTTATCTCCTGCATATCATAAGATATGCCGAGCATGGCATCGGTCTTTGCCCGCTCTTTTATCTCACCGGCACGGGGGATGAAACGCATCCAGAGGTTCGATATGATATTATTCTTGGTGCTGACAAGGGTTTGCATGCCGACGATCGTCATATCCGGCAGGGTTACGATCTCCGGGACAAGGTTTGGCGCCGCGGTGATCTCCGGCGGCTGGGCAGCGAGAATTCCAGGTATGGTTATAATGATCATTACCAGGGACTGAAGGGCGAATCTTTTTTTCATTATACCTCCTTTATCATTGATTATATCGCAGGGAGCGGGGTTTTCAAGTGGTTTGGTTGATACCTGTCCTTGACTCAGCTGGACTTCAGTTTATAATCACTCGATGCCGGTTCATTCGGTTATGCTGCTCGCTTGCCAGTGGATATTCTCGCAATCCGGTTCTGCGCCTGACTACAGTATGGCGAAAAACTGGGCGGCATTGCCATCCATGAAAGACAGCGCGGACGCCGTACCCCGAAATTCGGACCTCGCAGACGGCCAGGATTCGGCTTTGGCCGATGTTTTTTTCGTGCACCCCACGACCTTTTACAGCTTGTGGAACCTCAACGCCGACATTGACAATCAACGCGTAAACGCTTTCACGGACCGGACCACGATCAAACTCCAGGCAAGCGTTTTTAACGGCTCCTGCCGCGTGTACGCGCCCCGTTATCGCCAGGCATCCCTGTTCGCGTTCCTTGACAAGAGCAACAAACAAAAAGCGTTGGATTACGCTTACCAGGACGTAAAGAGCGCTTTTATTTATTATCTAAAACACTATAACCAGGATCGGCCGATCGTGATCGCTTCGCACAGCCAGGGTACTTTCCACGCGGCGCGGCTGATACGGGATTTTTTCGATCCTGACCCGGCGCTGGCAAAGCGGCTGGTCGTTGCGTACCTTATCGGCGGTCCGGCCACTGACGGTTCTTTCGCGACGATATCACCGTGCGACTCGGCTGCGCAGACCGGCTGCTATATTACCTGGAACACGATGCTCAGCGGGAGCGATCCATTATACGCGAACTGCACGAGCGTCAATCCCCTGACCTGGTCAAGGACAAAGGATTATGCGGGGCCGCTGCGGAATCCTGGAAGCGTGCCCCGGACGTTCGACCGGGTCGACCATTATCTAATTGGCGCGCAGTGCGCCCCTAACGGCGCTCTCTGGATCGATAAACCGCCAAAAAAGGGATACCCGGGTTTAAAGAATTTCCATTTGTGCGACTACAGCCTTTTTTACATAGATATCCGCGAGAACGTGAAGCGGCGGATCGACGCGTGGCATTTTAAAAATAGAAGATAGGAGGTTATGAAGTTATGAGGATATGAAATTATTGGGATGAGGAGCTATGGGGATCTGGGGGTATGAAAGGGCGGGAACAAAATAGAAGGTGAGAAGTTATGAAATTGTGAAGGTAGGAGATATGAAAGGAAGAGGGGAAGAAAAGATGAAGGAAAGAAGTAAAAGGGCAGAAAAAACAAAACGGGGGCGATACTGTTCGCCCCCGCTTTTTGTTCAGATCGTTATAGCTATTTCAGCAGGATGACTTTTTCCACCAGTTGATCGTTCTCGGATTCAAGGCGCACGAAATAAACGCCTGCCGGGACCCGGCGGCCCATGTCGTCTGAACCGTCCCAGACAAGTTGGTTAATTGGTTGAATGGTCAAATGGTTAAATTGTTTGACCAATCGACCCGCTACGTCAAAGATACGTAACTGCGCATTCTGGTCTTTAGTGCTTATTGTATAGTGTATAGTCACTCGTTTACAGAACGGATTGGGCGCGGCCGTCAACCGGTAATTTCCGGTAGCTGCATCACGCGACAACGCCTCGTCAACATTGATCAATGTTGGTGGTTTAGGAGTGAATTTGATGGCGTGCGTGTCGGTGATCGCCACGGCCCATGGATGGTAAGTGCCTTCATAAAAGTACTGCACGCCCACGGTCTGGGCGGAATTCTCAATGCCTATTGTGTTGTCGGTTTCCTTCATCGCATTTTTATATTGGATTATTATCTCGCCGTCACCGGTCGGAGTGGGGTAATACGCCGGATCCAGCAGGAAGATCTCAAATGTCTCCTGCGTTGTAGGATAACTTATGTGCGGGACCTTGAACCACTCAACGACAAAACGGTGATTTGCAGCGTCGCTGTAATAGTACAGGCAAGCCGGTTCGTCAACTGTGCCCGGATACAGATCGTCCCACAGCGCGGCGACCATTGCCGCTGGACCATAGATATTGGGTATTCCATAATTGTAATAATCAATGGCAGTGGTCGCGCCCATGGCGACCCAGCCATTCGAGCAGATCGAAACCTGGGTGTAATCCACGCCGTAATATTTGAACGTGAACGGCAGGTCCACGGTCGCGGTCTGGTCATCCCCAAAATCAAGCGGCGTTCCCACATACTGGGTTTGGGTCGTGTCAATGGCATACCACGAATAGACCGGGCACTCAGTATATGGTCCATGACAGAAATAAGCATAGTAATAACCTGTATCTGTTGGCATGGGCCGGCCGATCATGAGCGGGAAATCGAAGGTATCGCGGTAACTGCCGTCGACGACGATCTGGCGGATGGTCGCCATATACCCGACAGGAGCGGACGGACTGGCATAGAGCGTGTACGGATCGGTCGTATTCTCTTTCGTCGTGTTGATAGGGATACTGCCGTAGTACCCTGAATTGTCGTTAATAGAGATGTACGGGTCAGACTCGGAGATCGTGGAAGACAGGTTGGTAAAAGCGACGCCCCCGATGTTTTTCAGGGTAACGGTCATATTTGCGGTTTCACCCGGGTCCAGATAACCGTTATTGTTGCCGCGGAATGTATTATCATAGATCTTGGAAGACATGTAGATCGTGTATGGGGCTGTGCCGGTATAATTGATCACGATATCATCGGCGAAGACCTTCGCCAATTCCGACGCACTTCAGCACGTGTGGGCGGTCGTGTCATACATGGCGATCTTGAGCTTTTTGACATTGGACGGAGTTACCCCGGGCAGGTTTGCCAGTTCGGTCGCGATGTTAAAACTGTAATTATGCCACAGTGAGTCGGCCACAGTTAGAAGATGAGCCGTGGAAGTGCTTATCCAGTCGCAGGGCGCAGTGAACTGGCAGATGCGCGTTTCGCCCAATGTTGTTCCAGTTTGGTTCAGGTACTGAACGATGACGGCGGTTGCCGCATAGCAGAGCGTATCAGCATTGTTGTCATAGGCGTACAGTTTTGCCTTGCAGGAGAACTCGAGCTGGTTCAGCGGCATGTTCTGCAGGTCAACGGCTTGATAGAGCACGGCAGAACCGCTGCCCACGTCCTTGTAAACTTGCACTTCATAGTCGGCGTCGGGTTCATAAGTTGTCGCGCGGTCAATAGTGATATAATATCCGATAGAGGATTGCGTCCACCCGTTGCTAAGCTCCTGCTCGAAATTTCCGTTGATCATAAGGTCGCCGGCCAAAGCAATGCCCGCGATTGCTAAAACGGTCAGTAGATATTTATGCATATAACCTCCTTGCAACGTTATGTTCTATGTTACCCTCAACTCCGGTAACACTCTAATGTTAAATGATAATCAGGAATCCGGGATTGTCAATAGCTTATCTTTGATCGCGGAAGACTATTTGATCAGCAAGATCCGGCCATATTCAATGATATTTCCGGTTCGGTCAGCGATGGCGTAAAAGTAGATGCCCGCGGCGGCATTTGCAGCGTGCCAGCGGTAAAAATCTTTCCCGATCGGACCTGACTGATGGACGGTCATTCCCGCGATGTTAAAGATGGTGATGCGCACGCCATCGGGGAGATGCAGGAAAGCGTATCCATCCACGGATACTGACGACCGGGTTCGTTTTCCGGTATCGAAGGCGGCTTTCGTTTCCTCTGTGCCGTAATCAATATCCTTGAAATCTTCATGGATCGGCCACCCGGGATTCGTATTCTGGGACCACTCATAAGCGCCCACATCCCAGATCGCGTTGAATGGCCTGTTTCTCAGGTTGAAATCATCAACCGGCGCGCCATAAACAGATGTCCCTGAATCCCTGAGGGATGAGCCGTTCAAAGGATAAAGATCGATGTTGCCCGGTATTATGCCCGGATTGATAAACTCCAGTGACGGCGGTTTGCCCAGGATCGAACCGCTGGTCTGGGACTGGCCATAATGGCGGTTGTTCAAGATAATGCCGGGACCCGGTCCATCCGGCACCTGGATCGCGCTCATGCTCAGCGAATCCTGATAACAGGCGTTATTGATGCTGACCATTTCACTGCCGGCCGTGTTCCAGTCATCAAGCCGCAGGCAAGCCACAGCGCAGTG is a window of bacterium DNA encoding:
- a CDS encoding IS30 family transposase → MEQIYKHLSLEERETITIMRLKGFSLSAIAQQRPRLKEARIRAYVMAKLQEHWSPEIIAGRLAVDHPGLTISLEAIYQFVYDPANPQRAELIACLRRAHRRRRSKKAGRKERRTKIPNRVAIELRPAVVAERTEFGHWEGDTLISRKSRVAVQSLSERRNRLVVLTKLARKGAVEMKRAVIKRFHPLPRAARRCLTLDNGTENTRHEDITAALGTTCYFCHPYAAWERGSNEQINGLVRWYLPKGTDLGKITDAQLQWIEDRLNIRPRKCLAFKTPFEVAAQELVALQG
- a CDS encoding sigma-54 dependent transcriptional regulator — its product is MSQPAERVENEKTESLNPECQPSGVNRLIGISPAITVIRDTIVKLSKIDATILITGETGTGKGLVARLIHDTSQRRHGQFVAFSCGMIPMTLFESELFGHKKGAFTDACYERRGLFAEAEGGTLFLDDIQNAPLPIQAKLLQAIEDKTIRRLGESSLKRVDVRIVCATNEDLRILIKQGLFREDLFYRISVIPIHIPLLRERVTDIPILADFFLKECAIKTKRKILGFDNKAKKKMMLYSWPGNVREMQNVIERAVALSSGPRISAADVQLGGSITSRKKPFSKETLACLLNATKGNVSLTARVLGITRRTLYRYLKNYRLNYVK
- a CDS encoding GyrI-like domain-containing protein: MKKRFALQSLVMIIITIPGILAAQPPEITAAPNLVPEIVTLPDMTIVGMQTLVSTKNNIISNLWMRFIPRAGEIKERAKTDAMLGISYDMQEISADPSTRESQFFYLAGAIVSDVKDLPEGMTFRKILKHKYAKFTHRGSLDKLGDTYNYMYGQWLPKSAYDVDEIAPEIEWYDNRFMPDSANSAFDIYMPITAK
- a CDS encoding DUF3089 domain-containing protein, yielding MPVHSVMLLACQWIFSQSGSAPDYSMAKNWAALPSMKDSADAVPRNSDLADGQDSALADVFFVHPTTFYSLWNLNADIDNQRVNAFTDRTTIKLQASVFNGSCRVYAPRYRQASLFAFLDKSNKQKALDYAYQDVKSAFIYYLKHYNQDRPIVIASHSQGTFHAARLIRDFFDPDPALAKRLVVAYLIGGPATDGSFATISPCDSAAQTGCYITWNTMLSGSDPLYANCTSVNPLTWSRTKDYAGPLRNPGSVPRTFDRVDHYLIGAQCAPNGALWIDKPPKKGYPGLKNFHLCDYSLFYIDIRENVKRRIDAWHFKNRR
- a CDS encoding T9SS type A sorting domain-containing protein, producing the protein MAKVFADDIVINYTGTAPYTIYMSSKIYDNTFRGNNNGYLDPGETANMTVTLKNIGGVAFTNLSSTISESDPYISINDNSGYYGSIPINTTKENTTDPYTLYASPSAPVGYMATIRQIVVDGSYRDTFDFPLMIGRPMPTDTGYYYAYFCHGPYTECPVYSWYAIDTTQTQYVGTPLDFGDDQTATVDLPFTFKYYGVDYTQVSICSNGWVAMGATTAIDYYNYGIPNIYGPAAMVAALWDDLYPGTVDEPACLYYYSDAANHRFVVEWFKVPHISYPTTQETFEIFLLDPAYYPTPTGDGEIIIQYKNAMKETDNTIGIENSAQTVGVQYFYEGTYHPWAVAITDTHAIKFTPKPPTLINVDEALSRDAATGNYRLTAAPNPFCKRVTIHYTISTKDQNAQLRIFDVAGRLVKQFNHLTIQPINQLVWDGSDDMGRRVPAGVYFVRLESENDQLVEKVILLK